The sequence below is a genomic window from Telopea speciosissima isolate NSW1024214 ecotype Mountain lineage unplaced genomic scaffold, Tspe_v1 Tspe_v1.0847, whole genome shotgun sequence.
TTGAATTATCAGCCGGAGATATTCACAAGTTCGTTATCCAGGCCGTGGATGGGAACGGAAATCCACGCTGCTTGGGCGGTGATTACTTTGAAACCGACCTTTCCGGTAGGTTGTGGAAATCTCGACCGCCTATAGAAGACCTCGGCAACGGCTCTTATTCGCTCTCTCTTCAAGTTCATCCCGACTTCACCGGCGAATATAACCTAACCGTTGTCCTCCTATTCCGTCACTTCGAGGGTCTCAAATTCTCGCCGGAGCGGTTCGTCTACCAGAGAGAACTGCGTCGACTTCCAATCAGGTTCTTCAGGAGCAATGCTAGACTACCCAAGTTACGAATCTGTGAGAAACGTGACTTCGCCAAGGACGTCTGGGCCGGGCGTTGGGCTCGACTGGGCAAGAAGGGCGATTGCAAGATCAGCGACGATGGTCGGTATCGATGCCTGAACTCCGAGTTCCCCTGCCAGAAGCCATGGTGCGAGGGTGCGTTGGGTTCGCTGGAGAGCAACGGTTGGGTTTATTCCAGCCATTGTTCGTTTCGGATATTCTCTGCAGAGTTGGCTTGGGAATGCCTGCAGAATCGTTGGATTTTCTTCTGGGGAGACTCGAACCATGTGGACACGATACGGAACCTCCTAAATTTCGTACTGGATTTGCCGGAAATCAAATCGGTGCCCAGACGATTCGATACGAACTTCAGCAATCCGAGAAACAACACTCAAACGGTTCGAATCACAAGCATCTTCAACGGGCACTGGGACGAGACACGAAATTACCAGGGATTGGATTCCCTACGGGACAAAGGGTTCCAAGATGTAGTGAAGAACTACTTCTCCTCCGAAGAAACCGTACCGGACACGGTGATTTTGAACTCAGGACTACACGACGGAGTCCATTTCAAAAACATACGGTATTACGCGGCGGCGGCGGAGCGTGCGGCGACGTTTTGGAAAGGAGTGTTGGAATCGGTGAGTGAAAGGGGGAAGCGCGTGCCGGAGTTGCTGTATCGGTCGACGATCGCATCCGGCGGGTATGCAAGGAAGTTGATGTTCAATCCAAACAAGATGGAAGCCTTCAATGGAGTGTTGTTGGAAAAGTTGAAGCGCGTGGGGATCGTGTCGGGGGTGATCGACGATTTTGATATCACGTACGCGTGGCATTACGACAACCGTTGCAACGACGGGGTGCATTATGGTAGGGCCCCTTTGAAGGCTAAGTGGAGGGACGGTGAGATCGGACATCAATATTTTGTTGATCTCATGCTTGGCCATGTCATACTCAACGCCCTATGCGCAAGATAAGCATCACCAGTGGTAGTGGTGTATTATAATGTATACTTTGTACGAATATAAAGAT
It includes:
- the LOC122648347 gene encoding uncharacterized protein LOC122648347; this encodes MQMPEKCAASISTSVVFRSSSWFPMRFPLLTAAVFLGMLFIWSIDEPTIRNSIRAWRNRRDYSALKLRNPDYMTHYTFHSHGHVNQNLTESSSHGHVNLTHHNGSQLSSLSSAKILRSQHDSSRNATLSAHKHSGSGKRAAKIPIHDWISVELEPDFTSNLISRWLAPGGEACRDSVTEEIRIPGLDDRNPVELSAGDIHKFVIQAVDGNGNPRCLGGDYFETDLSGRLWKSRPPIEDLGNGSYSLSLQVHPDFTGEYNLTVVLLFRHFEGLKFSPERFVYQRELRRLPIRFFRSNARLPKLRICEKRDFAKDVWAGRWARLGKKGDCKISDDGRYRCLNSEFPCQKPWCEGALGSLESNGWVYSSHCSFRIFSAELAWECLQNRWIFFWGDSNHVDTIRNLLNFVLDLPEIKSVPRRFDTNFSNPRNNTQTVRITSIFNGHWDETRNYQGLDSLRDKGFQDVVKNYFSSEETVPDTVILNSGLHDGVHFKNIRYYAAAAERAATFWKGVLESVSERGKRVPELLYRSTIASGGYARKLMFNPNKMEAFNGVLLEKLKRVGIVSGVIDDFDITYAWHYDNRCNDGVHYGRAPLKAKWRDGEIGHQYFVDLMLGHVILNALCAR